A DNA window from Sphingomonas profundi contains the following coding sequences:
- a CDS encoding TetR/AcrR family transcriptional regulator: protein MSVADGCGRGEGRRERRRGAMIAAARALFLERGFDAVTLGEIVRRSGGSLSTFYELFENKAGVLGAIVAGERFDGQERLGAIVARRGTAAETLRAIAASIHEDLTGPEVVGIMRIVMAESLRNAAFARSIYENAHVPRIAWLTDLFAGWAAEGHARIANPVLAAEFFLGLILHAAQMRALFCEPAVPQTAEWHECMAEAVNLFVAGYAITGEAGRSGA, encoded by the coding sequence ATGAGTGTAGCCGATGGTTGCGGCCGCGGCGAGGGACGGCGGGAACGTCGCCGAGGGGCGATGATCGCGGCGGCGCGGGCGCTGTTCCTGGAACGCGGCTTCGACGCCGTGACCCTGGGCGAGATCGTCCGCCGTTCGGGCGGTTCGCTCTCGACCTTCTACGAGCTGTTCGAGAACAAGGCCGGCGTGCTGGGCGCGATCGTGGCCGGCGAACGGTTTGACGGGCAGGAGCGACTCGGCGCGATCGTGGCGCGGCGCGGCACCGCCGCCGAGACGCTGCGGGCGATCGCGGCCTCGATCCACGAGGATCTGACCGGGCCGGAGGTGGTCGGCATCATGCGCATCGTGATGGCCGAATCGCTGCGCAACGCCGCCTTCGCGCGATCGATCTACGAGAATGCCCATGTGCCGCGCATCGCGTGGCTTACCGATCTGTTCGCCGGTTGGGCGGCGGAGGGGCATGCGCGGATCGCGAACCCGGTGCTCGCCGCCGAGTTCTTCCTAGGGCTGATCCTGCACGCCGCGCAGATGCGCGCCCTGTTCTGCGAGCCGGCGGTACCGCAGACCGCCGAGTGGCATGAATGCATGGCTGAGGCAGTCAACCTGTTCGTTGCCGGCTATGCGATCACCGGCGAAGCTGGCAGGTCCGGCGCATGA
- a CDS encoding efflux RND transporter periplasmic adaptor subunit, which produces MSLAACGKKAEQAPPPPPEVGVITLATQPVANVIELPGRVQAVRTAEVRARVDGIVERRLYEEGTDVRAGQALFRIDPRENQAAYDAAKGALARAQAAATNAAQVVRRYSTLVGEQAISGQEYDAAVAQQRQGQADAASARAQLDRARLDLTYTIVTSPIAGRAGRAQVTEGALVSASQATLMTTVEQLNPVYVNFSQSRGDLLKLRRDLASGAVRAPQLDRVRVTLELEDGTRYPQAGHLDFLDMSVDENTGTVSIRSEFPNPQRVLLPGQFVRARIEGGVTTQGLQVPQRAVQIGPQGASVMVVGKNNVAAARPVRLGELQGGNWVIRSGLAPGDRVIVNGLQKVRPGAPVRIAPPGRQAPQGSAAGARPAAPAAAR; this is translated from the coding sequence GTGTCGCTCGCCGCGTGCGGCAAGAAGGCGGAACAGGCGCCGCCGCCTCCGCCCGAAGTGGGCGTCATCACCCTCGCCACCCAGCCTGTCGCCAACGTCATCGAGCTGCCGGGCCGCGTGCAGGCGGTGCGCACCGCCGAGGTGCGCGCGCGGGTGGACGGCATCGTCGAGCGCCGGCTGTACGAGGAAGGCACCGACGTGCGCGCCGGCCAGGCGCTGTTCCGCATCGATCCGCGCGAGAACCAGGCCGCCTATGATGCCGCCAAGGGCGCCCTCGCCCGCGCGCAGGCCGCCGCCACCAACGCCGCGCAGGTCGTCCGCCGCTATTCCACACTGGTGGGCGAGCAGGCGATCAGCGGGCAGGAGTATGACGCTGCCGTCGCCCAGCAGCGCCAGGGCCAGGCGGATGCCGCCAGCGCCCGCGCGCAGCTGGATCGGGCGCGGCTCGACCTCACCTACACGATCGTCACCTCGCCCATCGCCGGCCGCGCGGGCCGCGCGCAGGTGACGGAGGGCGCCCTCGTCAGCGCCAGCCAGGCGACCCTGATGACCACGGTGGAGCAGCTCAATCCCGTCTACGTCAACTTCTCCCAGTCGCGCGGCGATCTGCTGAAGCTGCGCCGCGATCTGGCCAGCGGCGCGGTGCGCGCGCCGCAGCTCGATCGCGTCCGCGTCACGCTGGAGCTGGAGGACGGCACCCGCTACCCCCAGGCCGGCCACCTCGACTTCCTCGACATGTCGGTGGACGAGAATACCGGCACCGTCTCGATCCGCTCCGAGTTCCCCAACCCGCAGCGGGTGCTGCTGCCCGGCCAGTTCGTCCGCGCGCGGATCGAGGGCGGCGTCACCACGCAGGGGTTGCAGGTGCCGCAGCGCGCCGTGCAGATCGGCCCGCAGGGCGCCAGCGTGATGGTGGTCGGCAAGAACAACGTCGCCGCCGCCCGGCCGGTGCGGCTGGGCGAGCTGCAGGGCGGCAACTGGGTCATCCGCTCCGGCCTGGCGCCCGGCGACCGCGTCATCGTCAACGGGTTGCAGAAGGTGCGGCCCGGCGCGCCGGTGCGGATCGCGCCGCCTGGCAGGCAGGCGCCGCAGGGCAGCGCGGCTGGCGCCAGGCCGGCCGCCCCGGCCGCGGCCCGCTGA
- a CDS encoding efflux RND transporter permease subunit yields MIARFFVDRPVFAWVIALGIALAGLMALRALPIEQYPTVAPPSLTIGVTYPGADAQTLEQNATQIIEQELNGVEGFLYMASTSQSNGTATITLTFQAGTDLDVAQTEVQNRLTRVEQRLPEEVRRQGIIVNKASSGFLMIVALTSKSGTMSALELGNVANTQILDELRRVKGVGDLRLFGSEYAMRIWLDPDKLANFNLSAAEALAAVQEQNSQTAGGQIGDQPIAKGAELNATIVTQNRFTNPEQFENIILRANPDGSTVRLADVGRVELGAQSYVTGNELSGRPMAGIAVQTVPGANALATSEGVRAQLKALEKTLPADVAWSTPYQTAPFITASVDEVVKTLIEAMVLVFIVMFLFLQNWRATVIPTLVVPIALAGACLGLWVFGFSINVLSLFGMVLAIGILVDDAIVVIENVERIMAEEHLAPREATIKAMDQITGAIIGITLVLMAVFVPMAFFPGSTGGIYRQFSITLVVSIAFSALLALTLTPALCAALLKPHEQKDEQAKPGRFAFATRFFGWFNGWFGRTTDRYQRGVGSMLGRPLRWLAVFLVLLGLTGFLFTRVPGGFLPTEDQGYLISVVQAPPGATLERTNEALNKMKAFFAAQPQVEDTVLVRGFSFFGQGQNAAMMFTTLHPWEDRKGKDNSAEAMVGKAMGALGSVPEAMIFALSPPPIQELGNASGFTFKLQDRESKGNAALMAARNQLLGMAGKSPILAGVRPEGMEDAPQLRVLIDRVTARALGLSIADVNATLSIAFGSAYANDFNRDGRVLRVLLQADAPFRMTPEDVLNLRVRNTSGQMVPFSAFTRASWTSGPPQLQRYNGYSSATISGTPAPGHSTGEALNEMERLAGQLPGGFTFEWTGTAFEEREAGGQVAGLLGLSIIVVFLLLAALYESWTVPIAVLLVVPLGVLGAVLFTTFRGLSADVYFNVGLITIIGLAAKNAILIVEFAIEREAEGESVHDATMEAVKLRLRPIIMTSLAFILGMVPLVIATGAGAASRRAVGTGVMGGMITATLFGIFFIPVFYIAVRRWLTRKQPHATGHGGKPDKRRDGGPDERRDGEPPRDGEPAHA; encoded by the coding sequence ATGATCGCCCGCTTCTTCGTCGATCGCCCGGTGTTCGCCTGGGTGATCGCCCTCGGCATCGCGCTGGCCGGCCTGATGGCGCTGCGCGCGCTGCCGATCGAGCAGTATCCGACGGTGGCGCCACCCTCGCTCACGATCGGCGTCACCTATCCGGGCGCGGACGCGCAGACGCTGGAGCAGAACGCCACCCAGATCATCGAGCAGGAGCTGAACGGGGTCGAGGGCTTCCTCTACATGGCCTCCACCAGCCAGTCGAACGGCACGGCCACGATCACCCTCACCTTTCAGGCCGGCACCGATCTGGATGTCGCGCAGACGGAGGTGCAGAACCGCCTCACCCGCGTCGAGCAGCGTCTGCCGGAGGAGGTGCGCCGCCAGGGCATCATCGTCAACAAGGCGTCCAGCGGCTTCCTGATGATCGTCGCGCTCACCTCCAAGAGCGGCACGATGTCCGCGCTGGAGCTGGGCAACGTCGCCAACACCCAGATCCTCGACGAGCTGCGGCGGGTGAAGGGCGTCGGCGACCTGCGGCTGTTCGGCTCCGAATATGCCATGCGGATCTGGCTGGATCCGGACAAGCTCGCCAACTTCAACCTCTCGGCGGCCGAGGCGCTGGCGGCGGTGCAGGAGCAGAACAGCCAGACGGCGGGCGGCCAGATCGGCGACCAGCCGATCGCCAAGGGCGCGGAGCTGAACGCGACGATCGTCACGCAGAACCGCTTCACCAATCCGGAGCAGTTCGAGAACATCATCCTGCGCGCCAATCCCGACGGCTCCACCGTCCGCCTCGCCGATGTCGGGCGGGTCGAGCTCGGCGCGCAGAGCTACGTCACCGGCAACGAGCTGAGCGGGCGGCCGATGGCCGGCATCGCCGTGCAGACCGTGCCCGGCGCCAACGCGCTCGCCACCAGCGAGGGCGTCCGCGCCCAGCTGAAGGCGCTGGAGAAGACGCTGCCGGCGGATGTCGCCTGGTCCACCCCCTACCAGACCGCGCCGTTCATCACCGCCTCCGTCGACGAGGTCGTGAAGACGCTGATCGAGGCGATGGTGCTCGTCTTCATCGTGATGTTCCTGTTCCTGCAGAACTGGCGCGCCACGGTGATCCCGACCCTCGTCGTGCCGATCGCGCTGGCCGGCGCCTGCCTCGGCCTCTGGGTGTTCGGCTTCTCGATCAACGTGCTCAGCCTGTTCGGCATGGTGCTGGCGATCGGCATCCTCGTCGACGACGCGATCGTGGTGATCGAGAATGTCGAGCGGATCATGGCCGAGGAGCATCTCGCCCCGCGCGAGGCGACGATCAAGGCGATGGACCAGATCACCGGCGCCATCATCGGCATCACCCTGGTGCTGATGGCGGTGTTCGTGCCGATGGCCTTCTTCCCCGGCTCCACGGGCGGCATCTACCGGCAATTCTCGATCACCCTCGTCGTCTCAATCGCCTTCTCGGCGCTGCTGGCGCTCACCCTCACGCCGGCGCTCTGCGCCGCGCTGCTGAAGCCGCACGAGCAGAAGGACGAGCAGGCGAAGCCCGGCCGCTTCGCCTTCGCCACCCGCTTCTTCGGCTGGTTCAACGGCTGGTTCGGCCGCACCACCGATCGCTACCAGCGCGGCGTGGGCTCCATGCTCGGCCGGCCGCTGCGCTGGCTGGCGGTGTTTCTGGTGCTGCTGGGCCTCACCGGCTTCCTGTTCACCCGCGTGCCCGGCGGCTTCCTGCCGACCGAGGATCAGGGCTACCTGATCTCCGTGGTGCAGGCCCCGCCGGGCGCCACGCTGGAGCGCACGAACGAGGCGCTGAACAAGATGAAGGCGTTCTTCGCCGCCCAGCCGCAGGTGGAGGATACCGTGCTGGTGCGGGGCTTCAGCTTCTTCGGCCAGGGCCAGAACGCGGCGATGATGTTCACCACCCTGCACCCGTGGGAGGATCGCAAGGGCAAGGACAATTCGGCCGAGGCGATGGTGGGCAAGGCGATGGGCGCGCTCGGCTCGGTGCCGGAAGCGATGATCTTCGCGCTCTCGCCGCCGCCGATCCAGGAGCTCGGCAACGCCAGCGGCTTCACCTTCAAGCTCCAGGATCGCGAGAGCAAGGGCAATGCGGCGCTGATGGCGGCGCGCAACCAGCTGCTCGGCATGGCCGGCAAAAGCCCGATCCTCGCCGGCGTGCGGCCGGAGGGGATGGAGGACGCGCCGCAGCTGCGGGTGCTGATCGATCGCGTCACCGCGCGCGCGCTGGGTCTCTCGATCGCGGACGTGAACGCCACCCTCTCGATCGCCTTCGGCTCCGCCTACGCCAACGATTTCAACCGCGACGGGCGCGTGCTGCGCGTGCTGTTGCAGGCCGACGCGCCGTTCCGCATGACGCCGGAGGACGTGCTGAACCTGCGCGTGCGCAACACGAGCGGGCAGATGGTGCCGTTCAGCGCCTTCACCCGCGCCAGCTGGACGTCCGGCCCGCCGCAGCTCCAGCGGTACAACGGCTACTCGTCTGCCACGATATCCGGCACGCCGGCGCCCGGTCACTCGACCGGCGAGGCGCTGAACGAGATGGAGCGGCTGGCCGGCCAGCTTCCCGGCGGCTTCACCTTCGAGTGGACCGGCACCGCGTTCGAGGAGCGGGAGGCCGGCGGCCAGGTCGCGGGCCTGCTCGGCCTGTCGATCATCGTCGTCTTCCTGCTGCTCGCCGCGCTCTACGAGAGCTGGACGGTGCCGATCGCGGTGCTGCTGGTGGTGCCGCTCGGCGTGCTGGGCGCGGTGCTGTTCACCACCTTCCGCGGCCTCTCGGCGGACGTCTACTTCAACGTCGGCCTCATCACGATCATCGGCCTCGCCGCCAAGAACGCGATCCTGATCGTGGAGTTCGCGATCGAGCGGGAGGCCGAGGGCGAGAGCGTGCACGACGCCACCATGGAGGCGGTGAAGCTGCGGCTGCGGCCGATCATCATGACCTCGCTTGCCTTCATCCTGGGCATGGTGCCGCTCGTCATCGCCACCGGCGCGGGCGCCGCCAGCCGTCGCGCGGTCGGCACCGGCGTGATGGGCGGGATGATCACGGCGACCTTGTTCGGCATCTTCTTCATCCCGGTCTTCTACATCGCGGTTCGCCGCTGGCTCACCCGCAAGCAGCCGCACGCCACCGGCCACGGCGGCAAGCCGGACAAGCGCCGCGACGGCGGGCCGGACGAGCGCCGCGACGGCGAGCCGCCGCGCGACGGGGAGCCGGCCCATGCGTAA
- a CDS encoding efflux transporter outer membrane subunit, which yields MRKPPFALLAATALSACSLAPPHTRPPLPVAPAYQPEYQPEIGTRRAPEIGWREFFPDQRLQALIALALEHNRDLRVSVARVAEARGQYRVQGADRLPTIGANGSYTRSRFGANALGATGGVGTTPGTGAGTGTGTGTGTGTGTGVGTGVGTGIDTSGVGAITLDRYAVNIGVSAFELDFWGRVANLTEAARANYLSTVAAERAFRLSLIRDVATLYLTAREYIERIELAERTVTSRKEGLRIAKLRLDAGVTSALDYRQAETLLTQAETALAALRLQLAQTRDQAAVLIGQPIPFDALPRALSTANQPITRDIAPGLPSDLLDNRPDVIAAEEQLRGARANIGAARAAFFPSITLTGSAGFASTALGDLFKSGSFLYSVGPTLDLPIFDWGRREGNLEVAKAQADIALANYEKAIQVAFQEVADALAGRRYLAEQVEAQQRAAVAQRQLAGLARSRYRNGVANYIEVLDAERNLFEAEQALISARRTELQSRVSLYVALGGGLNETGSPPPRP from the coding sequence ATGCGTAAGCCCCCATTCGCGCTGCTGGCGGCGACGGCGCTGTCCGCCTGCTCGCTCGCCCCGCCGCACACGCGCCCGCCGCTGCCGGTGGCGCCCGCCTACCAGCCGGAATATCAGCCCGAGATCGGCACCCGCCGGGCACCCGAGATCGGCTGGCGCGAATTCTTCCCCGATCAGCGTCTCCAGGCGCTGATCGCGCTGGCGCTGGAGCATAACCGCGATCTGCGCGTGTCCGTCGCGCGGGTGGCGGAGGCGCGCGGCCAGTATCGCGTGCAGGGCGCGGACCGTCTTCCGACGATCGGCGCCAACGGCAGCTACACCCGCAGCCGCTTCGGCGCGAACGCGCTGGGCGCCACCGGCGGCGTCGGCACCACGCCCGGCACCGGTGCCGGCACAGGTACGGGCACCGGAACCGGCACGGGCACCGGAACCGGCGTGGGCACGGGCGTGGGCACCGGCATCGATACTTCTGGCGTCGGCGCGATCACGCTGGATCGCTACGCCGTGAACATCGGCGTCTCCGCCTTCGAGCTCGATTTCTGGGGCCGCGTGGCGAACCTGACGGAGGCGGCGCGCGCGAACTACCTCTCCACCGTCGCCGCCGAGCGCGCGTTCCGCCTCTCGCTGATCCGCGACGTCGCGACGCTCTACCTCACCGCGCGCGAATATATCGAGCGGATCGAGCTGGCCGAGCGGACGGTGACGAGCCGCAAGGAAGGCCTGCGCATCGCCAAGCTGCGGCTGGACGCGGGCGTCACCTCCGCGCTCGACTATCGCCAGGCCGAGACGCTGCTGACCCAGGCTGAGACCGCCCTCGCCGCCCTCCGCCTCCAGCTCGCCCAGACGCGGGATCAGGCGGCGGTGCTGATCGGCCAGCCGATCCCCTTCGATGCGCTGCCGCGGGCGCTCTCCACCGCCAATCAGCCGATCACGCGGGATATCGCGCCCGGCCTGCCGTCCGACCTGCTGGACAACCGGCCGGACGTGATCGCCGCCGAGGAACAGCTGCGCGGCGCCCGCGCCAATATCGGCGCCGCCCGCGCCGCCTTCTTCCCGTCGATCACGCTCACCGGCAGCGCCGGCTTCGCCTCAACCGCGCTCGGCGATCTCTTCAAGTCGGGCAGCTTCCTCTACAGCGTCGGGCCGACGCTCGATCTGCCGATCTTCGACTGGGGTCGTCGCGAGGGCAATCTGGAGGTGGCGAAGGCCCAGGCCGATATCGCCCTCGCCAATTACGAGAAGGCGATCCAGGTGGCCTTTCAGGAAGTGGCGGACGCGCTGGCGGGGCGCCGCTACCTCGCCGAGCAGGTGGAGGCGCAGCAGCGTGCCGCCGTCGCCCAGCGCCAGTTGGCCGGGCTTGCCCGCTCACGCTACCGCAACGGCGTGGCGAACTATATCGAGGTGCTCGATGCCGAGCGGAACCTGTTCGAGGCCGAGCAGGCGCTGATCTCGGCGCGTCGCACCGAGTTGCAGAGCCGCGTCAGCCTCTACGTGGCACTCGGCGGCGGGCTGAACGAAACCGGCAGCCCGCCGCCGCGCCCATAG
- the aroC gene encoding chorismate synthase, with product MSFNTFGRIFRFTTWGESHGPALGAVVDGCPPGLALAEGDIQPWLDRRRPGTSRFTTQRQEPDAVRILSGVFEGRTTGTPISLMIENVDQRSKDYAEVARAYRPGHADYAYDAKYGFRDHRGGGRSSARETAARVAAGAVARAVIPEVRIRACLVELGGDAIDRAAFDDGEIDRNPFFCPDAAAAARWEAIVDGARKAGSSVGAIVECVAEGVPAGWGAPLYAKLDGELAAACMSINAVKGVEIGDGFAAARLTGETNADPMRPGDDGRPIFLANHAGGIAGGIATGQPVVLRVALKPTSSILTPVPTIDRAGQEAEIRTKGRHDPCVGIRAAPVVEAMVALVLADQKLLHRAQCG from the coding sequence ATGAGCTTCAACACCTTCGGTCGTATCTTCCGCTTCACCACCTGGGGAGAGTCGCACGGGCCGGCGCTGGGCGCCGTCGTCGATGGCTGTCCGCCGGGGCTGGCGCTGGCGGAGGGCGACATCCAGCCGTGGCTGGACCGGCGCCGGCCCGGCACCTCGCGCTTCACCACCCAGCGGCAGGAGCCGGATGCCGTGCGCATCCTCTCGGGCGTGTTCGAGGGGCGGACGACCGGCACGCCGATCAGCCTGATGATCGAGAATGTCGACCAGCGATCGAAGGATTATGCGGAGGTGGCGCGCGCCTATCGCCCCGGCCACGCCGATTACGCCTATGACGCGAAATACGGCTTTCGCGACCATCGCGGCGGTGGCCGATCCTCCGCGCGCGAGACGGCGGCGCGGGTGGCAGCCGGGGCCGTGGCGCGGGCGGTGATCCCGGAGGTGCGGATCCGCGCCTGCCTGGTGGAGCTGGGCGGCGACGCGATCGACCGCGCGGCCTTCGACGACGGCGAGATCGATCGCAACCCGTTCTTCTGCCCCGATGCCGCGGCGGCCGCGCGGTGGGAGGCGATCGTCGACGGCGCGCGCAAGGCGGGATCGTCGGTCGGCGCGATCGTGGAATGCGTGGCGGAAGGTGTGCCGGCCGGATGGGGCGCGCCGCTCTACGCCAAGCTGGACGGCGAGCTGGCCGCCGCCTGCATGAGCATCAACGCCGTGAAGGGTGTGGAGATCGGCGACGGTTTCGCCGCGGCACGGCTGACCGGCGAGACGAACGCCGATCCGATGCGGCCGGGCGATGACGGCCGGCCGATCTTCCTCGCCAACCATGCCGGCGGGATCGCCGGCGGCATCGCGACCGGCCAGCCGGTGGTGCTGCGCGTGGCGCTGAAGCCCACCTCCTCGATCCTCACGCCCGTGCCGACGATCGATCGCGCCGGGCAGGAGGCCGAGATCCGCACGAAGGGCCGGCACGATCCCTGCGTCGGCATCCGCGCCGCGCCGGTGGTGGAGGCGATGGTGGCGCTGGTGCTGGCGGATCAGAAGCTGCTGCACCGCGCGCAGTGCGGCTGA
- a CDS encoding DUF2442 domain-containing protein has translation MAEASEEMFETALRRGELDLVTRPRARAARYDAAQGHIVIDLVSGATFSFPAHLAQGLEQATADQLAQVEILGAGFGLHWEALDADLTVDGLMAGRFGSARYMAERFGKGWQAEAAA, from the coding sequence ATGGCTGAAGCGAGCGAGGAAATGTTCGAGACGGCGCTTCGCCGAGGCGAGCTGGATCTCGTGACCAGGCCGCGTGCACGCGCCGCGCGCTACGATGCGGCGCAGGGCCATATCGTCATCGATCTGGTCAGTGGCGCCACATTCAGCTTTCCCGCCCATCTGGCGCAGGGGCTGGAGCAGGCAACCGCCGATCAGCTGGCGCAGGTGGAAATCTTGGGAGCCGGCTTCGGGCTGCACTGGGAAGCCCTTGATGCCGACCTGACCGTCGACGGATTGATGGCCGGGCGGTTTGGTTCGGCACGCTACATGGCGGAGCGGTTCGGCAAGGGCTGGCAGGCTGAAGCCGCCGCATGA
- a CDS encoding DUF4160 domain-containing protein yields MMPTVLREGGLRVIIYTTDHAPPHVHVFGDGETKIGLGDGANASEVIRRVDATIAESRRALRIVRGSHAYLMRCWTDLHG; encoded by the coding sequence ATGATGCCGACGGTTCTGCGTGAGGGCGGGCTGAGGGTTATCATCTACACGACCGATCATGCGCCGCCGCACGTCCACGTATTCGGCGACGGTGAGACGAAGATCGGCCTGGGTGATGGAGCAAATGCATCCGAGGTAATCCGGCGGGTGGATGCCACTATCGCCGAGAGTCGACGTGCCCTGCGGATCGTGCGAGGATCGCACGCGTATCTGATGAGATGCTGGACCGATCTTCATGGCTGA
- the fabI gene encoding enoyl-ACP reductase FabI yields MAGLMEGKRGLIMGLANDRSLAWGIAKALGEQGAEMAFSHQGEALAKRVRPLAADVGSDFLIDCDVSDMASIDTCFATLAQRWPTIDFLVHAIGFSDKNELRGHYVDTSLDNFLLTMNVSAYSLVAVTKRARAMMPDGGAILTLSYYGAEKVVPHYNVMGVAKAALETSVKYLAMDLGPENIRVNAISAGPIKTLAASGIGDFRYILKWNELNAPLRRNVTIEDVGGAGVYLLSDLASGVTGEIHHVDAGYNVIGMKAEDAPDIALA; encoded by the coding sequence ATGGCAGGCCTGATGGAAGGGAAACGCGGCCTGATCATGGGGCTGGCGAATGATCGGTCGCTGGCGTGGGGCATTGCGAAGGCGCTGGGCGAACAGGGTGCCGAGATGGCGTTCAGCCACCAGGGCGAGGCGCTGGCCAAGCGGGTGCGGCCGCTGGCGGCGGATGTCGGCTCCGACTTCCTGATCGATTGCGACGTGAGCGACATGGCCAGCATCGACACGTGCTTCGCCACCCTGGCGCAACGCTGGCCGACGATCGACTTCCTCGTCCACGCGATCGGCTTCTCCGACAAGAACGAGCTGCGCGGCCATTATGTCGACACCAGCCTGGACAATTTCCTGCTGACGATGAACGTCTCGGCCTACTCGCTGGTGGCGGTGACGAAGCGGGCGCGTGCGATGATGCCCGACGGCGGCGCGATCCTGACGCTCAGCTACTATGGCGCCGAGAAGGTGGTGCCGCACTATAACGTGATGGGCGTCGCCAAGGCGGCGCTGGAGACCAGCGTCAAATATCTGGCGATGGACCTCGGGCCGGAAAATATCCGCGTCAACGCCATCTCCGCCGGGCCGATCAAGACGCTGGCGGCCAGCGGCATCGGCGATTTCCGCTACATCCTGAAGTGGAACGAGCTGAACGCACCGCTGCGCCGCAACGTGACGATCGAGGATGTCGGCGGCGCCGGCGTCTACCTCCTCTCCGACCTGGCGAGCGGGGTGACGGGCGAGATCCACCATGTCGATGCCGGCTACAACGTGATCGGCATGAAGGCCGAGGATGCGCCCGATATCGCGCTGGCATGA